The following proteins come from a genomic window of Pseudomonadota bacterium:
- a CDS encoding cyclic beta 1-2 glucan synthetase — protein MKFNIKALFEDLSNIWANLRGNDLSQKLACVEPPLREELFSADQMEQHGKTLANSHILSSGHPRDRLLGRLAENESILIDVHNLLTEAVKANRRITPAGEWLLDNFYLIEEQIRTARRHLPKGYSRELPRLVNGPSADLPRVYDIALEMISHGDGRVDPEILSRFAKAYQTATTLKLGELWAIPIMLRLALIENLRRVTARIATDRIDRNLADYWADQMTESATKDPKSLILVIADMARSNPPLVGSFIAEMTRRLQGQGPALSLPLTWFEQRLSECGQTIRQLVQAENQQQAADQVSMSNSIGSLRFLGAMDWKEFVESMSIVDQTLRNDPTGIYNKMDFSTRDRYRHVIENIAKHSRFSEREVANKAIGMAQNGTDGNKGDDRASHVGFYLIDKGLLQLEQEMEVRLSLSEHLKRLGRRFPLPLFLGIITLLTTIFAGSLLMKEDAGILPGWAIVLIGLISLLSVSQLAVALTNWLATILATPQRLPRLDFSKGIPPEFRTLTVVPTMLISAHSIEELTESLEVRFLANRDANLHFGLLTDFSDAHEETLPEDEPLLRLARQKIEALNNKYSHPQGNPFFLFHRPRRWNSHDRIWMGYERKRGKLSELNALLRGEENAGDRFSLIIGNTLVLSNVKYVITLDMDTQLPRDAAWQFVGAMAHPLNRSQYNKNKQRICEGYGILQPRVAESLPGMNRSRYAAMCGNEPGIDPYTRTVSDVYQDLFGEGSFVGKGIYEVDAFEQTLKGRFPENRILSHDLLEGCYARSGLLSDVMVYEEYPSSYNTDVTRRHRWIRGDWQLLQWLLSDVPSPDEHLQKNQLSWLSQWKIFDNLRRSLVPAALTILLLLGWTVLSASLLWTLSVLGIILIPSLIASLLQAIQKPSDVHLGRHLTASIHFMGRHIAQAVFTLICLPYEAFFSLDAILRTCWRMLITHKRLLEWSTSNERYSSNNAKLGSFCLSMWIAPILAGATIIYLTISMPTTLAVAGPILGLWFISPVVAWWISRQVAHRETRLTADQTTFLRKLSRRTWAFFETFVGPKDHWLPPDNYQEHPVAVIAHRTSPTNMGLSLLSNLSAYDFGYITAGQLIERTTNALNTMEELERHRGHFYNWYDTKSLQPLQPAYISTVDSGNLAGHLLTLRQGLLALPDDPIIGPRVFEGIRDTVNIIGDMYGKTASGQLLQLNKLLESSIDSSPTTLAALRLCLDELATSVAEIITGVNAFNAEPESQAHWWVHALAGQCRAALDELILFTAWTSLPDSPDRLSEIPDIDKIPTLRQLANLDTEAHLISPYLAEATRSAVARIRTIEELAQKIDELSRMKYDFLYDEACNLLAIGYNVGERRRDTSYYDLLASEARFCSFIAIAQGHVPQESWFALGRLLTTAGREQILLSWSGSMFEYLMPLLVMPTYEHTLLDQTYKAAVARQIEYGKKRGVPWGSSESGYNATDVQLNYQYRAFGIPGLGIKRGLADDLVIAPYATALALMVAPKEACLNLERLAAENFIGEYGFYEAIDYTPSRLPRGQSSAVVKSFMAHHLGMSFLSLAYVLLDRPMQKRFESEPMFQATMLLLQERIPKATTFFVHSAELSDSHTDLLDAQAPIRVFGSPNTPKPEVHLLSNGRYHTMVTNAGGGYSRWKDMAVTRWREDTTCDNWGSFCYIRDMESGEFWSTAYQPALKQADKYETIFSEAKAEFRCSYHDIDMHTEIAVSPEDDIELRRITIINRSGKRRSIDVTSYAEVVLASAASDTLHPAFSNLFVQTEILMRQRAILCTRRPRSQGENVPWMFHLMAVHGAKIGEISYETDRLRFIGRGNTVANPQAMGDASPLSGSDGSVLDPIVSIRYQITLDAEETVTVNIVSGIGETREIALSLVKKYQDRRLADRVFDLAWTHSDIFLRQINATEGEAQIYGHLAGSVIYANASLRADASVIIKNNRGQSGLWGYAISGDLPIILLRIQDPANIELVRQLIQAHTYWRLKGLAVDLVIWNEDHAGYRQQLHEQIMGLIAEGAGAHLTDQPGGIFVRPADQISSEERILLQTVARAIVTDSRGMLADQINRRNLVASMVPSLTQTRTHRDASPQAVSAMPRHDLLFFNGFGGFTPDGHEYIITTTRDQVTPAPWVNVLANPHFGTVVSESGSAYTWAENAHEFRLTPWYNDSVSDASGEAFYLRDEERGHFWSPMPLPTRGLTPYVTRHGFGYTVFEHTERGICSEVWIYVDLDASIKFTVLKVRNESERSRRLSATGFVEWVLGDLRPKSTMHVITEIDPNSGALFARNPYNTEFPDRTAFFDVDEATRTVSGDRTEFIGRNGRLASPAAMTRVRLSNRVGAAMDPCAAVQVYFELAAGQEREIVFRLGVGQNAEDAGNIVRRFRGTAAARQALESVWQYWQHTLGAVNVETPDQSLNMLTNGWLLYQTIVCRLWARSGYYQSGGAFGFRDQLQDVMALIHTEPRLVREHLLLAAGRQFFEGDVQHWWHPPVGRGVRTQCSDDYLWLPLAMCRYVRSTGDYGVLDETIHFLQGRPINTKEDSYYDLPGRSQESAGLYEHCVKAILRGLNYGKHGLPLMGSCDWNDGMNMVGIEGKGESIWLGFFLYAVLMQFTEVARRRGDLSFAERCEAESALLRLNIEQHGWDGGWYRRAYFDDGSPLGSASNPECRIDSIAQSWSVLSGAGDAERARIAMEAADQHLINRDQALIQLLDPPFDKSDLNPGYIKGYVPGVRENGGQYTHGAIWLAMAFAKLGDSQRAWELMGMINPVNHANSPESVATYKVEPYVVAADVYAVSPHTGRGGWTWYTGSAGWMYRLIVESLLGLKLEVDKLSIKPLFPADWEGFTLHYRYRETVYHIAVLRTQPDDNTPSVIVDGATQQDKTITLIDDHQEHSVEVRVTTNEID, from the coding sequence ATGAAGTTCAACATCAAGGCCCTTTTTGAGGACCTATCCAATATTTGGGCAAACCTTCGCGGCAACGATTTGTCACAAAAGCTTGCCTGTGTTGAGCCGCCGCTTCGAGAGGAGTTGTTCAGCGCCGATCAAATGGAGCAACATGGCAAGACACTCGCAAATTCACATATTTTAAGTTCCGGACACCCTCGGGATCGACTTCTGGGACGATTGGCCGAAAATGAGAGTATCCTTATAGACGTACATAATTTGCTTACAGAGGCGGTAAAAGCAAACCGTCGGATTACGCCTGCCGGGGAATGGCTGCTCGATAACTTCTATCTGATTGAAGAGCAGATTCGCACTGCCAGGAGGCATTTACCTAAAGGATATAGCCGGGAACTTCCCCGCCTGGTGAATGGCCCTTCGGCTGATCTGCCGCGCGTCTATGACATTGCGCTGGAAATGATCTCTCATGGCGATGGGCGGGTAGACCCTGAGATTCTCAGCAGATTTGCCAAAGCTTACCAGACTGCCACTACACTGAAGTTAGGCGAATTATGGGCAATACCCATTATGCTGCGTCTGGCACTGATCGAAAATCTTCGGCGTGTTACCGCCCGGATCGCTACTGATAGAATCGATCGCAATCTGGCCGATTATTGGGCAGACCAGATGACAGAAAGCGCTACGAAGGACCCTAAAAGCCTGATTCTGGTAATCGCAGACATGGCCCGATCGAACCCGCCGTTAGTTGGCTCGTTTATCGCGGAAATGACACGCCGGTTACAGGGGCAGGGTCCGGCTCTGTCATTACCACTTACCTGGTTTGAACAGCGGTTGTCCGAGTGCGGCCAGACAATCCGGCAACTTGTGCAGGCGGAAAACCAGCAACAGGCTGCGGATCAGGTTTCCATGAGTAACAGCATCGGCAGTCTTCGTTTTCTGGGCGCAATGGACTGGAAAGAATTCGTCGAGTCAATGAGCATTGTTGATCAGACTCTGCGCAATGATCCCACCGGCATATACAATAAAATGGATTTTTCTACCCGTGACCGTTACCGCCATGTAATTGAAAATATAGCAAAACACAGCCGCTTTTCCGAAAGGGAGGTGGCGAATAAAGCTATCGGGATGGCACAAAATGGTACGGACGGAAACAAAGGCGATGATCGCGCGTCACATGTCGGATTCTACCTGATCGACAAGGGATTGCTTCAACTTGAACAGGAGATGGAGGTACGCCTTTCCTTGTCTGAGCATCTGAAGAGATTGGGCCGCCGGTTTCCTTTACCCCTCTTTCTGGGTATAATCACGCTGCTGACAACAATCTTCGCAGGAAGCTTACTTATGAAGGAGGATGCCGGTATATTGCCTGGATGGGCAATAGTTCTGATCGGACTCATTTCGCTTCTGAGCGTAAGTCAGCTTGCCGTTGCTCTGACGAATTGGCTGGCCACTATACTGGCGACACCCCAAAGACTACCGCGCCTGGATTTTTCAAAAGGGATCCCACCGGAATTTCGTACTCTGACCGTAGTTCCAACAATGCTTATAAGCGCGCATAGCATAGAAGAACTGACAGAGTCTCTGGAAGTGCGATTTTTGGCAAATCGGGACGCCAACCTGCACTTTGGCCTGTTGACCGATTTTAGTGATGCACATGAAGAAACGCTTCCTGAAGACGAACCGCTTTTGCGGCTTGCCCGTCAGAAGATAGAAGCTTTGAATAACAAATACAGCCACCCTCAAGGTAACCCCTTCTTCCTTTTTCATCGCCCCCGTCGATGGAATTCTCATGATCGGATATGGATGGGTTATGAGCGCAAAAGGGGGAAACTATCGGAATTGAATGCTCTGTTGCGCGGCGAGGAAAATGCGGGGGATCGCTTTTCCCTCATCATTGGCAACACTTTGGTCTTGTCGAACGTGAAGTATGTGATCACCCTGGATATGGATACTCAACTGCCACGCGATGCGGCTTGGCAGTTTGTAGGCGCCATGGCGCACCCGCTGAATCGTTCGCAATATAACAAAAACAAGCAGCGTATTTGCGAAGGATACGGTATTCTCCAGCCACGTGTAGCTGAGAGCCTGCCAGGGATGAATCGCTCGCGGTATGCGGCAATGTGCGGAAACGAGCCAGGCATCGACCCCTATACGCGTACAGTTTCCGATGTTTACCAGGACCTGTTTGGCGAAGGCTCGTTTGTCGGTAAGGGGATATACGAGGTTGATGCCTTCGAGCAAACGCTTAAAGGACGTTTTCCCGAAAACCGGATTCTCAGCCATGATCTTTTAGAAGGTTGTTACGCGCGGTCGGGCCTGTTGAGTGATGTGATGGTCTATGAGGAATATCCGTCCAGCTATAATACGGATGTAACTCGCCGGCATCGCTGGATACGCGGTGATTGGCAGCTACTGCAATGGTTGCTGTCGGATGTTCCAAGCCCTGATGAACATCTTCAAAAGAATCAGCTCTCATGGCTGTCCCAATGGAAAATATTCGATAACCTGCGGCGCAGTCTCGTGCCTGCGGCATTGACAATCCTTTTGCTGCTGGGCTGGACGGTCTTGTCGGCGTCCTTGTTATGGACCCTATCGGTGCTCGGAATTATCCTGATCCCTTCTTTGATTGCCTCTCTCCTGCAAGCGATTCAGAAGCCAAGCGATGTGCATCTGGGCCGGCACCTTACTGCCAGCATTCACTTCATGGGCCGGCACATTGCTCAGGCTGTATTTACGCTCATCTGCCTTCCCTATGAGGCATTTTTCAGTCTCGATGCGATTTTGCGTACGTGCTGGAGGATGCTGATCACCCACAAACGGCTTCTTGAATGGAGCACGTCGAACGAACGTTATAGCAGTAACAATGCGAAGCTTGGTTCTTTTTGTCTGTCAATGTGGATTGCTCCGATTCTTGCTGGTGCAACAATTATCTATCTTACAATTTCTATGCCGACGACATTGGCAGTAGCCGGTCCTATACTGGGACTCTGGTTTATCTCCCCTGTTGTTGCCTGGTGGATCAGCCGACAGGTTGCTCATAGGGAAACAAGACTGACGGCTGACCAGACCACCTTTCTCCGGAAACTTTCCCGCAGGACATGGGCCTTTTTCGAAACCTTCGTTGGCCCCAAAGATCATTGGCTGCCCCCTGACAATTATCAGGAACACCCGGTTGCAGTAATTGCGCATCGCACGTCGCCGACCAACATGGGTCTATCGCTTCTTTCAAATTTGTCTGCCTACGACTTCGGCTATATCACGGCCGGACAACTTATCGAGCGCACGACAAATGCTCTCAATACGATGGAAGAATTGGAACGTCATCGTGGCCACTTCTATAACTGGTATGACACAAAATCCCTGCAACCGCTGCAACCTGCCTACATCTCGACCGTGGACAGCGGAAACCTTGCAGGCCACCTATTGACATTGCGGCAGGGTCTGCTCGCTCTACCTGATGACCCGATTATAGGACCGCGAGTGTTTGAAGGAATCAGAGACACTGTAAATATCATCGGGGACATGTATGGCAAAACTGCTTCAGGCCAACTCCTGCAACTTAATAAATTGCTGGAGTCGTCAATAGATTCCTCTCCAACCACGCTTGCGGCATTGCGCCTGTGCCTTGATGAGTTGGCAACATCTGTTGCGGAAATCATCACCGGTGTCAATGCTTTCAATGCAGAACCTGAAAGCCAGGCACATTGGTGGGTGCATGCCCTTGCCGGACAATGCCGGGCTGCCCTCGATGAGCTAATACTTTTTACGGCCTGGACATCATTGCCGGATTCGCCGGACAGGCTCAGCGAGATTCCTGATATTGATAAAATCCCAACGCTGCGCCAATTAGCCAACCTTGATACAGAGGCGCACTTGATCAGTCCCTACCTTGCGGAGGCAACCCGGAGCGCCGTTGCGAGGATTAGGACTATCGAAGAGCTGGCACAAAAAATCGACGAACTTTCCCGTATGAAATACGACTTTCTGTACGACGAGGCGTGCAATCTACTGGCTATAGGTTACAACGTTGGTGAACGTCGGCGGGATACAAGTTACTACGACCTGCTGGCTTCCGAAGCAAGATTTTGCAGTTTCATAGCAATTGCTCAGGGACATGTGCCGCAGGAGAGTTGGTTTGCCCTTGGGCGTTTGCTGACTACTGCCGGTAGAGAACAAATACTCCTTTCGTGGAGTGGCTCAATGTTCGAATACCTTATGCCGCTTTTGGTGATGCCAACCTACGAGCACACACTGCTAGACCAGACTTATAAGGCGGCGGTGGCCCGGCAGATAGAGTATGGGAAGAAACGAGGGGTGCCATGGGGCAGTTCTGAATCAGGGTACAACGCAACCGATGTTCAACTTAATTACCAGTATCGCGCATTTGGCATACCCGGCTTAGGTATCAAGCGTGGGCTCGCAGATGATCTGGTTATTGCACCCTATGCCACGGCGTTGGCGCTGATGGTTGCACCCAAAGAGGCGTGCCTGAATCTTGAGCGACTTGCAGCTGAGAACTTTATCGGTGAATACGGCTTCTATGAAGCAATCGACTATACTCCTTCACGTTTACCGCGCGGACAATCAAGCGCCGTGGTAAAGTCCTTCATGGCACATCATCTGGGCATGAGCTTTCTTTCTCTGGCTTATGTGCTTTTAGACCGCCCGATGCAGAAGCGATTTGAGTCGGAACCCATGTTCCAGGCAACCATGCTGTTGCTTCAGGAGAGAATTCCCAAAGCTACTACGTTTTTTGTTCACTCTGCCGAGCTCTCCGACAGCCATACAGATTTACTGGACGCACAAGCGCCGATACGCGTCTTCGGCAGTCCAAACACGCCAAAACCGGAAGTACACCTGTTGTCAAACGGCAGATATCACACAATGGTCACTAACGCCGGCGGCGGGTATAGCCGCTGGAAAGATATGGCCGTAACACGCTGGCGTGAAGATACTACCTGTGATAATTGGGGCTCCTTCTGTTACATCCGCGACATGGAAAGCGGAGAATTCTGGTCAACGGCTTATCAACCGGCGCTCAAACAAGCGGATAAGTATGAAACGATATTTTCGGAGGCAAAAGCTGAGTTCCGTTGTAGCTATCATGACATTGATATGCATACGGAAATTGCAGTTTCGCCTGAAGATGATATCGAGCTGCGCCGTATCACAATCATCAACCGTTCCGGAAAACGCAGATCCATAGATGTTACGAGTTATGCAGAGGTTGTCCTTGCCTCAGCGGCCTCAGATACATTGCATCCGGCGTTTAGTAATCTTTTTGTTCAGACCGAAATTCTTATGAGACAACGGGCGATTCTCTGCACGCGCCGGCCCAGATCCCAGGGCGAGAACGTTCCATGGATGTTTCACTTGATGGCTGTTCATGGCGCTAAGATAGGAGAAATTTCTTATGAGACTGACCGCTTGCGGTTTATTGGCCGCGGAAATACGGTTGCAAACCCTCAAGCAATGGGTGATGCATCACCCCTCTCGGGCAGTGATGGCTCCGTGCTGGATCCGATCGTTTCGATCCGTTATCAAATCACACTCGATGCTGAAGAAACGGTAACGGTCAATATTGTCTCAGGCATTGGTGAAACTCGCGAAATAGCCTTAAGTCTGGTCAAGAAATACCAGGACCGGCGTCTTGCGGATAGGGTTTTCGATCTGGCATGGACACACAGCGATATCTTTTTGCGACAGATCAATGCCACGGAGGGCGAAGCGCAGATCTATGGACATCTCGCCGGTTCGGTGATCTATGCCAATGCTTCCCTGCGCGCCGACGCAAGTGTTATTATCAAGAATAACCGTGGGCAATCCGGCCTATGGGGCTACGCTATTTCAGGTGATTTACCGATCATACTCCTGCGGATTCAAGATCCGGCAAATATTGAACTGGTGCGTCAACTTATACAAGCACATACATACTGGCGCTTAAAAGGCTTGGCTGTAGACCTGGTGATCTGGAACGAGGATCACGCCGGTTACAGGCAACAACTCCATGAACAAATCATGGGGCTCATCGCCGAAGGCGCCGGAGCCCATTTGACAGATCAACCGGGCGGCATTTTCGTAAGGCCCGCGGACCAGATATCGAGCGAGGAACGCATCCTGCTCCAAACAGTCGCCCGTGCAATAGTCACCGACAGCAGGGGTATGCTGGCTGACCAGATTAACCGGAGAAACCTTGTGGCATCCATGGTACCAAGCCTCACACAGACGCGGACTCACCGTGATGCTTCCCCCCAGGCAGTTTCGGCTATGCCTCGCCATGATTTGCTGTTTTTCAACGGATTTGGAGGATTTACCCCTGACGGCCATGAGTACATCATTACGACTACGCGTGATCAGGTTACACCGGCACCATGGGTGAATGTACTGGCGAATCCGCACTTTGGAACCGTCGTCTCGGAGAGTGGCTCTGCCTATACCTGGGCTGAGAATGCCCACGAATTTCGTCTCACTCCCTGGTACAATGATTCCGTGAGTGATGCAAGCGGGGAAGCGTTCTACCTACGTGATGAAGAGCGCGGCCATTTCTGGTCCCCCATGCCGCTGCCAACCCGTGGGCTGACGCCTTATGTTACACGGCACGGATTCGGCTACACCGTCTTTGAGCACACAGAACGTGGCATCTGTTCCGAGGTTTGGATTTATGTGGACTTGGACGCATCAATCAAGTTTACAGTCTTAAAGGTGAGAAACGAGTCAGAAAGATCACGCCGGCTTTCCGCTACCGGATTTGTTGAATGGGTTCTGGGAGATCTGCGACCCAAATCGACCATGCATGTAATAACCGAAATTGACCCTAACAGCGGAGCGCTCTTCGCGCGGAATCCTTACAATACTGAATTCCCCGACCGTACCGCCTTTTTCGATGTGGACGAAGCGACCCGGACGGTAAGTGGTGACCGGACTGAATTTATCGGACGCAATGGTAGGCTTGCCAGTCCGGCCGCTATGACCCGAGTGCGACTTTCCAACAGGGTGGGAGCTGCAATGGATCCCTGTGCTGCGGTTCAGGTTTACTTCGAGCTGGCAGCCGGACAGGAGCGTGAAATAGTATTCAGGCTTGGTGTAGGGCAAAATGCCGAGGACGCCGGTAACATAGTCCGTCGTTTCCGGGGAACTGCTGCTGCACGCCAGGCGCTCGAATCGGTCTGGCAATACTGGCAACACACGCTCGGTGCTGTAAACGTGGAGACACCTGACCAGTCTCTCAACATGTTGACCAATGGCTGGCTTTTGTACCAGACTATAGTATGCCGGCTATGGGCACGCAGCGGCTACTACCAGTCCGGTGGCGCCTTCGGTTTTCGCGATCAGCTACAGGATGTTATGGCACTCATCCACACTGAACCCCGCCTCGTCCGTGAGCACCTCCTTCTTGCCGCAGGCCGTCAATTCTTTGAGGGAGATGTGCAGCACTGGTGGCATCCTCCTGTTGGCCGCGGGGTGCGCACACAATGTTCTGATGATTACCTCTGGCTGCCGTTGGCCATGTGCCGCTACGTTAGGAGCACTGGAGATTACGGTGTGCTGGATGAGACCATCCACTTTCTTCAGGGCCGCCCGATAAACACAAAAGAGGATTCCTATTACGATTTGCCCGGCCGGTCTCAGGAATCAGCCGGTTTGTACGAACATTGCGTAAAAGCCATATTGAGAGGTCTCAACTACGGCAAGCACGGATTGCCGCTCATGGGCTCCTGCGACTGGAACGATGGCATGAACATGGTAGGTATAGAGGGGAAAGGCGAAAGCATATGGCTTGGTTTTTTCCTGTATGCTGTGCTTATGCAATTTACAGAGGTTGCCCGCAGGCGTGGCGATCTATCCTTCGCCGAACGCTGCGAAGCAGAGTCGGCTCTCTTGCGTCTGAATATTGAGCAACATGGCTGGGATGGTGGATGGTACCGACGCGCTTACTTTGATGACGGCTCGCCTCTTGGATCGGCGAGTAATCCTGAATGCCGGATTGATTCGATTGCGCAAAGCTGGTCTGTTCTTTCCGGCGCCGGTGATGCCGAACGTGCGCGCATTGCCATGGAAGCGGCGGATCAACATCTTATCAACAGGGACCAGGCGCTGATCCAACTCCTGGACCCGCCATTTGACAAGTCCGATTTAAATCCAGGCTATATAAAGGGATACGTCCCCGGTGTACGTGAGAATGGCGGGCAATACACTCATGGGGCAATCTGGTTGGCGATGGCCTTCGCTAAATTGGGTGATAGCCAGCGTGCCTGGGAACTGATGGGAATGATCAATCCGGTGAACCACGCAAACTCTCCTGAATCGGTTGCAACATACAAAGTCGAACCCTATGTTGTTGCGGCTGATGTTTATGCAGTCTCACCTCACACCGGCCGTGGCGGATGGACGTGGTACACCGGTTCGGCAGGCTGGATGTACCGGCTGATCGTGGAATCACTTCTGGGTTTGAAACTGGAAGTGGATAAGCTGAGTATCAAACCGCTTTTTCCTGCGGATTGGGAGGGCTTCACTTTACATTACCGGTATCGGGAAACCGTCTACCACATTGCAGTTCTGCGCACGCAGCCTGACGACAACACACCGAGTGTGATCGTCGACGGCGCCACGCAACAGGATAAAACAATTACCCTTATTGACGACCATCAGGAACACTCGGTAGAGGTGAGAGTGACTACCAACGAAATTGATTGA
- a CDS encoding serine protease: MARIAIVIYLLLIGLTGNAIAGDNQESFYAKIGRTVIRLEYLTETLKEGNVKSVTASNPQGTGFFILSGNSLFLVTARHVVDTDHDLRSRVNIFNEVTKKSSILLLRLPRKNWIFHPDNGNDKIDAVDVAVIKLPIPVIEGDFSNSFGAFIYETNNLKDNQLPVKDALPPEQVVAFGFPGDTGFKLREQRPMGRFGIIAMVTGEEFIKIDNKKFANGRCSLLDIKAFPGNSGSPVMSATGNINLLGVLIASNSSDFALIEPVSRIREIMDIAIKTPIQNYDYWSKYQLNP; this comes from the coding sequence ATGGCAAGAATAGCTATCGTAATATATTTACTGTTAATTGGATTAACCGGTAATGCAATTGCCGGGGATAATCAGGAATCATTTTACGCTAAGATTGGAAGAACAGTAATAAGACTCGAATATCTTACAGAAACATTAAAAGAGGGTAATGTTAAGTCTGTTACCGCTAGTAACCCGCAAGGAACGGGCTTCTTTATATTAAGCGGCAATAGTTTATTTCTGGTAACAGCCAGACATGTGGTGGATACCGATCATGATTTGCGTTCGCGTGTAAACATATTTAATGAAGTTACCAAAAAAAGCTCAATTCTCTTGCTGAGATTACCCAGGAAAAATTGGATTTTTCATCCGGATAACGGCAATGACAAAATCGACGCAGTTGACGTTGCAGTAATCAAATTGCCGATTCCGGTAATAGAAGGCGATTTTTCGAACAGTTTCGGAGCTTTTATATATGAAACGAATAATTTAAAAGATAATCAACTGCCGGTTAAAGATGCTTTGCCGCCGGAGCAAGTTGTGGCATTTGGTTTCCCGGGAGATACCGGCTTTAAATTAAGAGAACAAAGACCTATGGGTAGGTTCGGTATTATAGCAATGGTTACAGGTGAAGAATTTATAAAAATCGACAATAAGAAATTTGCAAATGGAAGATGCAGCTTGTTAGACATAAAAGCATTTCCCGGAAACAGCGGAAGTCCTGTAATGAGTGCTACGGGGAATATAAACCTGCTAGGAGTTTTGATAGCTTCCAACAGTTCGGACTTTGCATTAATAGAACCTGTATCAAGAATAAGAGAGATTATGGACATAGCAATAAAAACTCCAATACAAAACTATGATTATTGGTCAAAATATCAACTGAATCCCTAA
- a CDS encoding lmo0937 family membrane protein — translation MLWTIAVVLIILWLLGLVSGYTMGSFIHILLVIAIIVVLVRVIQGRRPL, via the coding sequence ATGTTGTGGACGATCGCTGTAGTACTGATAATTTTGTGGCTGTTAGGACTGGTGAGTGGCTATACTATGGGTAGTTTTATTCATATTCTGCTGGTCATCGCCATTATAGTTGTACTGGTTAGAGTAATTCAGGGGCGGAGGCCCCTTTAG
- a CDS encoding BON domain-containing protein: MRHNKINLNTENMKEGMKINRTETIITNNGNVTLYGKAGNAAEFDLATKLARDVNGVESVNNRMTIKVVRAQG, from the coding sequence ATGCGCCACAACAAGATAAATCTCAACACGGAAAACATGAAAGAGGGAATGAAGATAAACAGGACAGAAACTATAATAACGAACAATGGCAACGTAACTTTATACGGTAAAGCCGGCAACGCAGCCGAATTTGACTTGGCCACCAAACTCGCCAGAGACGTAAACGGTGTGGAGAGCGTAAATAACCGGATGACCATCAAAGTAGTCCGAGCCCAAGGCTAA
- a CDS encoding BON domain-containing protein, whose product MKKRNIVIHFLMLLMLIATFAACASTRTHESAGEYIDDSVITTKVKSLLGADDFLKSFQISVKTYQGTVQLSGFVNSQKAVYKAGEIVRSVNGVKSVKNDLIVK is encoded by the coding sequence ATGAAAAAAAGAAACATCGTTATCCACTTTTTAATGCTTCTTATGCTGATCGCAACCTTTGCAGCCTGTGCATCAACACGCACACATGAAAGTGCAGGTGAATATATTGACGATTCGGTCATCACTACCAAGGTAAAATCTCTGCTCGGAGCAGATGATTTTCTCAAGTCATTTCAGATCAGTGTCAAAACTTACCAGGGAACCGTTCAATTAAGCGGGTTCGTTAATTCTCAAAAGGCCGTCTATAAAGCGGGTGAAATCGTAAGGAGTGTAAATGGAGTCAAGTCAGTAAAGAATGATCTTATCGTGAAATAG